AATTAGAAGGTATCAAGTAATTTTTTAACAATGTGGTCATCAAGCACAGTAAGCAGAAGTGCTGATGCTTGTGCTCAACATCACAAGACCTTTGAGACTTATGATTTCTAAGTACAAAATCAAAAAGGTGAAGCTGTGTTTTGTACAATATTGGTTAGATCATAGTTGGATTTCTGTGTCTTTTGGCTATCCTATTATATTGGAACAATGGAAAAGTCGCAGCTTGGATTCAGAAGAACAATGTAGGATAAAAGCATGTTGTAATGATGAGAGACTTGTAAAAACAAAGCTGTGTTCACTAAACAGAACAGATTAGATCAAATAACAGCTGTAGTGTCGAGTGCTTTGAATTCAGTTAAGGTCCCATGTGCCCGTCTTcaggtaatcatagaatccctacagtgtaaacGGTGGCCATtcgacacatcgagtctgcactgatccttcgaaagagcaccctatttaggcccgaacccctgccctatccctgtaagcccacccaacctttggacacttgggggcaattcaccatggccaatccacctaaccacatctttggaatgATTTGGGATCTGAATCTTGTAATGACAGGTATGAGTGAGCCTGAGTAAAACTTTGTTGGCCCTCCGGGAAGgtggggagagagcaagagaacacAACCTGCTGATGTACACCCACAAATACATTCTCTCTCATTTATCAAGTTGCTGTTTTCAACAAAGAGTTTATTTTTATTTGGAAAAATTATAAAATTGTGGGATCCAACTTAGGAGAATGTGACAACCCCATTGGGGCTGTTTAACTACCATTACAAACAAAAATACCCAGTGGACCATGGGATGCTGGTGAAGCCCTTGATCATTTGGCAGTTCATTTTGATGGAATCTTACAATGGTGCTCCTCCATAATTTTTAGGGAGACCGAATTGTTTTAATTTACTTTGGTACCTTGCAGTCTACTAAGTGGCTCTCCTGCACTTCATTTAAATGGGTAATTTGTTTTGAAATATTTAGGTTGCTGAAACTTGCCAGCTGGCAGTTAGACGAATTGAATGGCTTCAGAACAACAAAGACCAGAGGGAAAGCCAGTactgttcaattgatcctgctcccCCAGCTCTGGAGAAAGATATTAAGAAGTTGAAGGAAACTCTCCTGGATGAATCCTTGCCCTTGTTCGACAGATACCGAGCGATGTTTGCCCTGCGGAATATTGGAAGTAGAGAAGCAGTCTTGGCCTTGGGGGATGGTATGTATTTTATCAGTGTTTGTTTTCTCGCCTCTAAATCAGAATGTTATGGCCTCACCTGACCTGACCGCATTATGTAGGCTGACATTCTTCAATGCAGTACTTTGGGCAGGTTTTGCTGCTTGAAGTACTGCCATTTGGATGAAACGTTAAACTGAGGCCTTGCCTGGGATTCTCAGAGATCCAGTGGCACTATTTGAATTTTTAAAAGCAGCATGCTCTAAGTGTCCTATCCAACCTTTCTCACTCAGCCAATATCGCTGAAACAAATTATTAAGACTTATTTCAGATGGAATCTTGCTGTGCTCTGATTGGGTGCTGCATTTCCGTACATTGACCatgaagtgctttggaatgtcctgagattGAGAAACGCACTATGCAAATGCAAGTTCTTCTTTGCTtcctttaaatatttttttaaaagcggTTTGTTGCTTTTATCATCCCACGATATTTTCATGTACTATCATGTTTTCAAATCTTGGGAAGGCACAAGCTTCTCATTGCTTTTGACAGTTTGGATATCTTCTCGTCGGCTGCCGAGAGGTAAATATATAATATTCCCTAGTGAGATGCTGTATGCTAAGGCTATAGCTGTAGTTAGTGGAACACTTTCTCCTCTTAAGGGATCTAATTGCAAAATGGTACATCTCCATGGGGCTGAAATATAGTACTCGTCCCAGACTTTGGAAAATCCTTTTGAAAATTACAAAAGGCAAACTCAAACATGACACACCCTATTGTAGCTAACGTCTAAATTGTTCCACACTATAGTACCTAAAGTCTAAATTAACTTTTAATGTAAAGAGTAACTTTATCCTGTCTATCACAGCCATCTTCTAAAGTAGATGAGGCCCTAAAGCCTAATTAAAGCAGATGAAACTTTGATCAATTTATAATCAATTCATATCATAGCATTCGTTTGGTAAGTTGAGTGGGGTGGAGAGCCAATGGAGAGAGCCTATTATTTTCTCCAAGGCCTACACTAGAAGCTACTTAAGGCAGCAGGATTCTGGTAGGCCTGCTAGCATTCCTGTTGAAAAATCTTATTAAGTCCACATTTTGGGGTGTTGTTGACATTTGGTAACCGGTCGACTCTTGTAGAAAGGCTGTAGAAAACTTAGCTGTTTATTTAGACTTTTGGAAAATAAACCCACAGTTCAGGAAGTTGGCTTATTATTTACACATTAACACAGTACCATTAATGACTTTCCAAATTTAAATGTGCCAGATCTTCTACATAAGCACTTCCAGATATAAATTTGATTTGAATTTAGGTGATGACCTATAATTTTATGTGCATTTCCCTGCAGGTTTGCAGTGTAACAGTGTTTTGTTTCGGCACGAAATTGGCTACGTCTTTGGCCAGATGCAGCATGATGCCAGTATTCCGCAACTTATAACAGCATTAAAAAAAGCAGATGAAAATCCTATGGTCCGTCATGAGTGTGCAGAAGCTTTAGGATCCATTGCCAAAGAACCATGTGTGGACGTATTAAAAGAATATCTACATGATGGAGAACGTGTAGTGAAGGAGAGCTGTGAGGTGGCACTCGACATGCTTGAATATGAAAACAGTCCAGAGTTTCAGTACGCAGATGCATTGATTAAATTGAAAAAAACTGAGTGAGAATTTAACATCGTGTTAATGAAACTTGCCTTAAACTTTGGGGCTTGACGTTATGAACACACTATTCCCAGAGATTGTAACTTGCTTCAGTACTCAAGTCATGTATATACTGATGCCATTCTTCCTATGTTGTTTAATTCTAAATATAGTTGTAGAAAGTGTAATGAAATACATCAAGCTTTATTTATTTTGAGTCTAACAAATTGAATATAAACCAAATGCTTATATCATACAAAGTGTTTAATTCAATGATAGTCTTCTAAAATGTCACTCTGGATATTATTTGGGTAGTGTTACCTGTAAACTTTGCCGATATGCAGAGAGTCCAA
This region of Scyliorhinus torazame isolate Kashiwa2021f chromosome 18, sScyTor2.1, whole genome shotgun sequence genomic DNA includes:
- the dohh gene encoding deoxyhypusine hydroxylase produces the protein MLDEKTAESIGGILVDAARPLKERFRALFTLRNLGGPLAIEWISRGFGDESALLKHELAYCLGQMQDQRAIPILGRVLQDQSQEPMVRHEAGEALGAIGKPEVLELLRHYSHDPVIEVAETCQLAVRRIEWLQNNKDQRESQYCSIDPAPPALEKDIKKLKETLLDESLPLFDRYRAMFALRNIGSREAVLALGDGLQCNSVLFRHEIGYVFGQMQHDASIPQLITALKKADENPMVRHECAEALGSIAKEPCVDVLKEYLHDGERVVKESCEVALDMLEYENSPEFQYADALIKLKKTE